The Blautia hydrogenotrophica DSM 10507 genome window below encodes:
- a CDS encoding NAD(+) synthase: MRQGFVKVAAATPDVRVADCRHNGNEIIRLIREMEKEGAKVMVFPELCITGYTCADLFWQELLVRSAREELVRIVQETSDVDALIFVGLPFEHSGKLYNVAAAVSHGEVLGMVPKIHLPNYGEFYEQRNFASGAGVCDLAILNGEEVLFGSELIFACTNMPKLTVAAEICEDLWVTSPPSANHAAAGANLIVNLSASSEAVGKDSYRKSLVRGQSARLVCGYVYANAGEGESTQDLVFGGQNLIAENGALLAEGKRFQNEIVYGDVDFERISSERRRMTTFESDLGTYQMVPFCLTVEETKLTRQFAPNPFVPSNEKDRDDRCDEILNIQAMGLKKRLAHIHGERAVVGISGGLDSTLALLVTARTFDLLGLPRENILAVTMPCFGTTDRTYRNACELTRRLGATLQEVDIKEAVRVHFENIGQDPALHDVTYENSQARERTQVLMDLANQCNGLVVGTGDLSELALGWATYNGDHMSMYGVNASVPKTLVRHLVHYYARTCEDERLSQILLDVLDTPVSPELLPPEDGNISQKTEDLVGPYELHDFFLYYMLRVGYSPKKIYRIACRTFEAVYDQETILKWLRKFYWRFFSQQFKRSCLPDGPKVGSVTVSPRGDLRMPSDACVQLWIQELDEM; the protein is encoded by the coding sequence ATGAGACAGGGATTTGTGAAAGTGGCGGCGGCTACGCCGGATGTGAGAGTGGCTGACTGCCGACACAACGGAAATGAGATTATCCGTCTGATTCGAGAGATGGAAAAAGAGGGCGCCAAAGTGATGGTATTCCCGGAGCTTTGTATCACGGGTTATACCTGCGCAGATTTGTTCTGGCAGGAACTGTTGGTGCGTTCAGCTAGGGAAGAGCTGGTACGGATTGTGCAGGAAACTTCGGATGTGGATGCTCTGATTTTCGTAGGACTTCCCTTTGAGCATTCCGGGAAACTTTATAATGTGGCAGCTGCGGTCAGTCACGGAGAGGTGCTAGGCATGGTGCCGAAGATTCATTTGCCAAATTATGGGGAATTCTATGAACAGCGCAATTTCGCATCAGGAGCTGGCGTTTGTGATTTGGCTATCTTAAATGGCGAGGAGGTCCTCTTTGGCAGTGAGTTGATTTTTGCCTGCACCAATATGCCCAAATTGACGGTAGCGGCGGAGATCTGTGAGGATTTGTGGGTGACGAGTCCGCCTAGTGCGAACCATGCAGCGGCCGGAGCGAATCTGATTGTGAACCTGTCTGCCAGCAGTGAGGCTGTGGGAAAGGATAGTTATCGGAAAAGTTTGGTGAGAGGCCAGTCCGCGCGCTTGGTCTGCGGCTACGTCTATGCCAATGCAGGAGAGGGAGAATCTACTCAGGACTTAGTTTTTGGCGGACAGAATTTGATTGCGGAGAATGGAGCGCTTTTGGCGGAGGGAAAGAGATTCCAAAATGAAATCGTCTATGGGGATGTGGATTTTGAGAGAATCAGCTCCGAGAGAAGAAGAATGACGACTTTTGAGAGTGATTTAGGGACTTATCAGATGGTGCCTTTCTGCTTGACTGTGGAGGAGACAAAGCTGACTAGGCAGTTCGCTCCCAATCCCTTTGTTCCTAGCAATGAGAAGGACCGGGATGACAGATGCGATGAGATACTGAACATCCAGGCCATGGGCTTGAAGAAACGTTTGGCCCATATTCACGGTGAGCGGGCAGTCGTGGGAATCTCAGGCGGTCTAGACTCTACGCTGGCTCTGCTGGTGACGGCCAGGACGTTTGATTTGCTGGGATTGCCCAGAGAAAATATTTTGGCAGTCACGATGCCATGTTTTGGAACTACAGACCGTACTTATCGGAATGCCTGCGAACTGACAAGGCGTCTGGGTGCTACCTTACAGGAGGTGGATATCAAAGAGGCAGTCCGTGTACATTTTGAGAATATTGGACAGGATCCAGCACTTCATGATGTCACCTATGAGAACTCTCAGGCCAGGGAGCGCACCCAGGTACTGATGGATTTGGCAAATCAGTGCAATGGCTTGGTGGTAGGTACGGGAGATCTGTCAGAGTTGGCTCTGGGATGGGCCACCTACAATGGAGATCATATGTCTATGTATGGGGTAAATGCCTCTGTTCCCAAGACGTTGGTCCGTCATCTGGTGCATTACTATGCGAGAACTTGCGAAGATGAACGGCTCTCTCAGATTTTGTTGGATGTGCTGGACACACCGGTGAGTCCGGAACTTCTTCCGCCGGAGGATGGAAATATTTCCCAGAAGACAGAGGATTTGGTGGGTCCTTATGAGCTTCATGATTTCTTTCTATATTATATGCTGCGTGTGGGCTATTCACCGAAAAAAATTTACCGGATTGCCTGCCGTACCTTTGAAGCGGTCTACGATCAAGAGACCATCCTGAAGTGGCTGAGGAAGTTTTATTGGAGATTTTTTAGCCAGCAGTTTAAGAGGTCTTGTCTGCCAGATGGCCCGAAGGTAGGAAGTGTGACTGTTTCACCCAGGGGAGATCTTCGGATGCCGAGTGATGCTTGTGTCCAGCTTTGGATTCAAGAGTTGGACGAGATGTGA